The nucleotide window AAGTGAGCCGGATCACCGAACTCGGCCTACAGTGTGCCGCAACCTGAACACCCCTAGCTGGAGGCAACGGTGCCGACACCGACCCCCGACGCGGCGCCGCGCCGCCGCGACAAGACCCACTACCTGTACCTCGCCGTGATCGTCGCGGTCGTGCTCGGGATCCTGGTGGGCTTTCTCTTCCCCGGTTTCGCCAAGGGCCTCAAGCCGCTGGGCGACGGGTTCGTCAACCTGATCAAGATGATGATCTCGCCGATCATCTTCTGCACCATCGTGATCGGTGTCGGCTCGGTCGCCAAGGCGGCCAAGGTCGGCAAGGTCGGCATCATGGCGCTGGTCTACTTCATCGTGATGTCGACGTTCGCGCTCGCCATCGGCCTGGTCGTCGGCAACCTGCTGCACCCGGGCGAGGGACTGCACCTCAACCCCGCCGACGTGAAGAGCGTCCAGAAGTCCGCCACCGGCGCCGAAGGCCCGGTCGACTTCCTGCTGCACATCATCCCGAAGACGCTCGTGTCGGCCTTCACCGAAGGCCAGGTGCTGCAGACCCTGCTCGTCGCGCTGCTGGTCGGCTTCGCGCTGCAGAAGCTGGGCTCGAAGGGCGCGCCGATCCTGCGCGGCATCGAGCACATCCAGCGCCTCGTGTTCCGCGTGCTGGCGATGATCATGTGGGCCGCCCCGATCGGTGCGTTCGGCGCCATCGCCGCCGTGGTCGGCGCGACCGGCTGGGCCGCGCTGAAGAGCCTCGCGGTGATCATGATCGGCTTCTACGCCACCTGCCTGGTGTTCGTGTTCGTCATCCTCGGCCTGGTGCTGTGGATCGGCGCCCGCATCAACATCCTGAGCCTGCTGCGCTACCTCGGCCGCGAGTTCCTGCTGATCCTGTCGACGTCGTCGTCGGAGTCGGCGCTGCCGCGGCTGATCGCCAAGATGGAGCACCTGGGTGTCGGCAAGTCGGTCGTCGGCATCACCGTGCCGACCGGGTACTCGTTCAACCTGGACGGCACGGCGATCTACCTGACCATGGCGACGTTGTTCATCGCCGCGGCCCAGGACGAGCCGCTGTCGATCGGCGCGCAGATCGGCCTGCTGGTGTTCATGATCATCGCGTCGAAGGGTGCGGCCGGTGTCAGCGGTTCCGGTATCGCCACCCTGGCCAGCGGCCTGCAGTCGCACCGGCCGGAACTGGTCAACGGCGTCGGGTTCATCCTCGGCATCGACCGGTTCATGTCCGAGGCCCGCGCGCTGACGAACTTCGCCGGCAACGCGGTCGCGACCGTCCTCATCGGAAACTGGACCAAGGAGTTCGACCGCGAACAGGCGGAACGGGTGTTCGCCGGGACCGCGCCGTTCGACGAAGCCACGTTGATCGACGAGGACCAGCAACCCGAACCCGAGGAAGCCACGGCGAAAGCCTGACCCCTGAACGTTCGTGCTCACGCCCCCGCTGAGCACGAGCCACCGCGGGCCGCGGTGCGAGTCTCCCCGACCTCGCACCGCGGCCCGTTCCACGTTTCAGGAAGGAAGGGCACTTTCACGTGAAAGTGCCCTTCAGGGTTGGGCGTCGTAGGCGACGCGCGCGGCGGCGATGTCGTCGCGGTGCTGCTCCGCCCAGCCGAGCAGGCCGTTCAGCGACTGGTACAGCTCCTTCGCCATCGCCGTGGCCTCGTACTCCACGCGCGGCGGGACGGTCGGGTAGATCGTGCGGACCAGGAGGCCGTCGCGCTCGAGGTTGCGCAGGGTCAGCG belongs to Amycolatopsis tolypomycina and includes:
- a CDS encoding winged helix-turn-helix transcriptional regulator, giving the protein MSQGNIGVPVQVTEIDPEKLDVCTVLEVINRISGKWAIGILLEAIRGPVRFTELERAVEGISRRMLTLTLRNLERDGLLVRTIYPTVPPRVEYEATAMAKELYQSLNGLLGWAEQHRDDIAAARVAYDAQP
- a CDS encoding cation:dicarboxylate symporter family transporter, producing the protein MPTPTPDAAPRRRDKTHYLYLAVIVAVVLGILVGFLFPGFAKGLKPLGDGFVNLIKMMISPIIFCTIVIGVGSVAKAAKVGKVGIMALVYFIVMSTFALAIGLVVGNLLHPGEGLHLNPADVKSVQKSATGAEGPVDFLLHIIPKTLVSAFTEGQVLQTLLVALLVGFALQKLGSKGAPILRGIEHIQRLVFRVLAMIMWAAPIGAFGAIAAVVGATGWAALKSLAVIMIGFYATCLVFVFVILGLVLWIGARINILSLLRYLGREFLLILSTSSSESALPRLIAKMEHLGVGKSVVGITVPTGYSFNLDGTAIYLTMATLFIAAAQDEPLSIGAQIGLLVFMIIASKGAAGVSGSGIATLASGLQSHRPELVNGVGFILGIDRFMSEARALTNFAGNAVATVLIGNWTKEFDREQAERVFAGTAPFDEATLIDEDQQPEPEEATAKA